Proteins encoded by one window of Agarivorans sp. Alg241-V36:
- a CDS encoding tyrosine-type recombinase/integrase, whose product MVVLNQTKRSGVKRPFRLEEIWRIRTRLEIENSLMQLALLNLAIDSKLRASDLLLLRVCDVSSQDRIFNRVIHIQQKTGIEVQFEITARTQQSLMKWMLVALLITSDFLFPSQRRKQQPISYSYYRYLVRKWACNLGLDPNLYGTHSMRRTKATLVYAKTKNIRAVQLLLGHTKVDNTIRYLGVELEDALLLSEGTAC is encoded by the coding sequence ATGGTTGTTTTAAACCAAACGAAACGAAGTGGCGTCAAAAGGCCTTTCAGGCTAGAGGAAATTTGGCGGATCAGAACCAGATTAGAAATTGAAAATAGTTTAATGCAGCTTGCGTTGCTCAACTTAGCCATTGATAGCAAACTTAGAGCAAGTGACTTGCTCCTACTTAGGGTTTGCGACGTATCTTCGCAAGACAGGATATTTAATCGTGTTATACATATTCAGCAAAAAACAGGCATTGAAGTTCAATTTGAGATAACGGCAAGAACTCAACAAAGTTTAATGAAATGGATGCTAGTTGCTTTGCTAATTACTAGTGATTTCCTTTTTCCAAGTCAAAGGCGAAAGCAGCAACCGATTAGCTATTCGTACTATCGATACCTAGTCAGAAAATGGGCGTGCAATCTTGGGTTGGATCCAAACCTGTATGGCACTCATTCAATGAGACGAACTAAAGCTACATTAGTCTATGCAAAAACTAAAAATATTAGAGCGGTTCAGCTTTTACTAGGACATACAAAGGTAGATAACACGATCCGCTACCTTGGTGTTGAATTAGAAGACGCATTATTACTTTCAGAAGGCACTGCTTGTTAG
- a CDS encoding alkaline phosphatase family protein has product MKNLAVSTLALSMLFSSGAVIANGTQPKLILQLTVDALRGDLPNRFKNNFGEGGFKLLLDEGVHYTNAHYQHANTETIVGHAALATGAHPAVNGMISNVWYDRTQGRVVYNIEDANYNLLATGADVDQSTEIDSTQRVAQGDGRSPLNIQTSTIGDEIVKAYHGKSRAFSVSFKDRGAVSLGGELGKAFWFSKSASAFVTSDYYYDKNPAWVDEWNAKDFTQRYSGKRWELSLPQEKYLFSGDGDVEYKVDLANFSRSFPHPYGPASYPYFTTLLSLSPAGDEIVADFAKAVINSEALGQGKYPDYLSVSFSATDYVIHMYGPSSIEAEDNLIRLDRTLAELFAHVDKTVGLDNTLIVLSADHGAPDVPGYVNALGGNKADYFGIEKMKQSGIFESVKKRFGLDEDVMRQYADPYLYLNHELIEAKGHKVSEVQTFIASALENIDGISQTITATDIMKGQLADTRINRLVANNHHPTRSGDIYVVFDPNVYINNFDGLKVASVHGSPWRYDTFVPIFFAGMDIKGAKVHREVTPYDIAPTISQFMKINFPSGSTGNVLIEVVP; this is encoded by the coding sequence ATGAAGAACCTTGCCGTTAGTACCCTTGCACTCAGCATGTTATTTTCTTCAGGTGCTGTCATCGCAAACGGAACCCAGCCAAAACTCATTCTGCAGCTTACCGTTGACGCTCTACGTGGTGACTTACCCAATCGATTTAAAAACAACTTTGGTGAAGGTGGTTTTAAGCTGCTCTTAGATGAGGGAGTTCACTATACGAATGCACACTACCAACATGCGAACACAGAAACGATTGTAGGACACGCAGCCCTTGCAACAGGTGCCCATCCTGCCGTAAACGGTATGATAAGTAATGTGTGGTACGACCGCACTCAAGGACGCGTGGTTTACAATATCGAGGATGCCAATTACAACTTACTGGCAACAGGTGCTGACGTCGATCAATCAACAGAGATCGATTCTACCCAGCGCGTAGCACAAGGCGATGGTCGATCACCGCTCAATATTCAAACTTCTACAATTGGAGACGAAATTGTTAAAGCCTATCATGGTAAGTCTCGTGCTTTTTCCGTCTCTTTTAAAGACAGAGGGGCTGTGTCTTTAGGTGGTGAGTTAGGTAAAGCTTTCTGGTTCTCTAAATCTGCCAGCGCATTTGTAACAAGTGATTATTACTACGACAAGAATCCAGCTTGGGTTGACGAATGGAATGCCAAGGACTTTACTCAACGATACAGCGGCAAGCGATGGGAACTCAGTCTACCCCAAGAAAAATATCTATTTTCTGGTGATGGTGATGTCGAATATAAAGTTGACCTAGCTAATTTTAGTCGTAGCTTCCCTCACCCTTATGGTCCTGCTAGCTACCCATACTTCACTACACTATTGAGCTTAAGCCCAGCAGGCGATGAAATCGTTGCAGATTTTGCCAAAGCTGTCATTAACTCAGAAGCTTTAGGTCAAGGTAAATACCCTGACTATCTTTCGGTTAGTTTCTCAGCGACCGATTATGTCATCCATATGTATGGCCCTTCTAGTATCGAAGCAGAAGACAACCTAATACGTCTCGACCGCACATTAGCAGAACTATTCGCTCACGTAGATAAAACGGTAGGGCTTGATAACACACTGATTGTGCTGTCAGCAGATCACGGAGCCCCAGACGTACCGGGCTACGTGAATGCGTTAGGTGGCAATAAAGCTGACTATTTTGGCATTGAAAAAATGAAACAATCAGGCATTTTTGAATCAGTAAAGAAACGTTTTGGGCTAGATGAGGATGTCATGCGTCAATATGCTGATCCGTATCTATACCTGAACCATGAACTGATTGAGGCAAAAGGACATAAAGTGTCAGAGGTTCAGACTTTTATCGCCAGCGCATTAGAAAACATCGATGGTATTAGTCAAACAATTACAGCAACAGACATCATGAAAGGTCAGCTTGCGGATACCCGTATTAATCGATTAGTGGCTAACAACCACCACCCGACTCGCTCTGGAGATATCTATGTGGTGTTCGATCCAAATGTGTATATTAATAACTTTGACGGTTTGAAAGTAGCCTCTGTTCATGGTTCTCCATGGCGCTATGATACTTTCGTTCCTATCTTTTTTGCAGGAATGGATATAAAAGGTGCTAAAGTTCACCGGGAAGTCACCCCTTACGATATAGCGCCAACCATCTCTCAATTTATGAAAATAAACTTTCCGTCGGGTTCGACAGGAAACGTACTTATAGAGGTAGTTCCTTAA